Below is a window of Longimicrobium terrae DNA.
TCCCGTATCGCCACGGTGCTACCCGGGACGGCGGCGCGGACGCTCGTCAGCCGCAGCGGCTGGTCCAGCAGGTTGCCCACATGCAGATCGATGACCGCGTACCAGGCGCCACGGACGACGGCGATGACGGGAGGCTGCGGCAGACGGAGTTCCACCGGGATGCCCGCCTGCGGCTGCGCCGCCGCTGCCCTGGCGGAAAAGGCGATCATCGCGAGCAGAGACACCGGGCGGAGGGAGAGGAAGCGCATCGCAACCGGGGGAACGTGTGGGCGGAGGAGACGGGCGGGCAATCATCAACGATCCTGCGTACATCCAGCGTACCGGCCACGCGCTCGTCCGCGATCCGCCGGGCCCTCCACCGCAACTCCCCCGCGACCTCCGCGCCCCCCGCGGCCTCCGCGTGAGATGCAGTTCCTCCCCTCACCATCCAAAGAAATCCCAGGCCCACGCGAACCGCACTCCCGCCGCCCGCGCCGCCTCCTCGTCCGACGGCGCGTTGCCGACGAATACCGTCTCATCCGCCCGCGCGCCGAAATGGCGCATGATGTCCATCAGCATGCCGGGGGCGGGTTTGCGGCACTCGCATTCCACCTCCAGCGCGTGCGGGCAGAAGCGGATGAATGCTTCCGGCACGTCGCGCCCCACTGCCGCGCGGATCAGATCTTCGAACAGCGCGTGACACGTTTCCCGCGTCATGTGGCCGTAGGCGACCTGGTCCTGGTTGGAAGCGATCCCCAGCCGCAGCGTCGTCCAGTCCATCGCGGACAGCCGCTCGTGCACGCGCGGCAGCAGTTCCCACTCGCCGAGGCGGTGCGGGCACGGCTTGCCGGGGACGGTGGTGCGCCGCAGTGTGTCGTCGGCGTCAAAGATGTAGAGGCGAAGGGCGGAATCGTCCGTCATCGTCGTCGAGTGGGCGGCACCTGTGTTGCGCTGGCGCCGGCCGCGTGCAGGATCGGTTCCGTGAATGAAAGGATTCGGGCGGATGAACGGCGGAGGCGCGTGATTTCGTTTCGCGACGCATGGCGCGACGTGCGGTTGATGGATGAAGTTCAGGAGCTGGAGCAGGCCGCGCGCGATGGCGACGCGGTCGCCTTTCTGGTGCGCGCGGGCGAACTGGAGCAGGCCGTCCTGGACGCGCGGGACGCCGGGTCGCTTGACCAGCCCGTGTCGGAAGAGGAGTTCACGCGGTTGATGGTGGAAGCCGGGCGCGCGTACCTGTCCCGCCAATCCCCCGCCCCGCGTGCGCTCGACCGCGCCGCGGAGGCGCTGGCCGCCATCCGGCTCACGTACGAAGAACCGCTGCGCATCAAGGCCCCGGAGGGCTACCTGCACTACGCGCTGGATCCCGCGGCGTTTGCGGAAGCGGCGCGGCGCTACGCGGCGGAGGTGGGAGCGGAGCAGGCGCGGCGCGCGGTGGTGCTCGGCATCCGCAGCATCGGCACCAGCCTGTCCGCCGTGGTCGCGGCGGCGCTGGGGACGGAGCGGCGCGCCACGCTGCGCCCGCGCGGCCCGTCCGGCCAGCGCACGATCGAGGCGGAATCCGTGTGGCGCGACGTCGTTCGCCCGGGCGTGGCGGACGGCGGCGACGTGCTGGTGGTGGATGAAGGGCCCGGCGCCACGGGCGAGACGTTCTGGCGCGTCCACGAGTGGCTGAAAACGCATGGGGTGGATGAACGGCGGATCGTCCTCTTTCCCAGCGGCGAGGGCGCGATGCCGCTGGCGCCGGAGGAGCGCCGCGCGTGGTTCGCCTCCGCGCGTCGGTACGCGCCACAGGTCGATCCCGAGCGCGTCCGCCGCGTCGCCGAGCGCTTCGGGCTGACGCTGGGCGACGATCTTTCGTGGGGCGCGTGGCGCGGGGTGGTCGATGGCGCCGCGGAGCTTCCTGCCGCGCCCATCCACGAACGGGTGAAGGTGCGCGCGGTTGATCCCGCGGGGACGCAGTGGCTCATCCGCTACGCCGGCTTGGGGCGATGGGGCGCCTCCGCGCGCGACCGGGCCATCGTGCTCGCCGACCTCGGCGCCGGGCCCGCCGTGCTGGGCGCGTGGGATGGTTTCGTGGTGCTTCGCTGGATTCCAGGAACGCCGCTCACCCGCGCGGACGTGGCGGATCCGGATGCGCGCGCGGCGGTGGCGCGCTACCTGGCCGCGCGCGCCGGGCGGTTCCGCACGGGCAAGGCGGTGGATCCCGCGCCCGTCCGTGCGGCGCTGGAGGAAAACGCCCGCGAAGCGCTGGGCGACGTGCCCGGGCTGGCCGCTGCGCTGGCGCGGATCGATGCGCTTCCGCCGCGCGATGCGGTGATCGCCGACGCGCGGTTGGCGCCACAGGAGTGGATTCGCGGTCCCGCAGGCATCACCAAGGTCGATGCGGTGGACCACGGTGCCGGCACGCGCCTTCCCGGCCCCGCCGACGCAGCCTGGGACCTCGCGGGTGCCGCGGTGGAGTGGGGATTCGACGGCGCGGAACTGGATGCGCTCATCCACCAGTGCTCCGCGGGAGAACCGGTGGATGAGCTCAGGCAGGCCGTCGCCGCGTACCGACCCGCGTACGCCGCCGCCTGCCTGGGCGAGATGCAGTTCGCCCGCTGGGAGGCGGGTTCCGATGCGGAAGCCGCCATCCTGGACACCGAGCTCGACCGCTACCGCACCGCGCT
It encodes the following:
- a CDS encoding HAD-IIIA family hydrolase, yielding MTDDSALRLYIFDADDTLRRTTVPGKPCPHRLGEWELLPRVHERLSAMDWTTLRLGIASNQDQVAYGHMTRETCHALFEDLIRAAVGRDVPEAFIRFCPHALEVECECRKPAPGMLMDIMRHFGARADETVFVGNAPSDEEAARAAGVRFAWAWDFFGW